In the genome of Ptychodera flava strain L36383 chromosome 13, AS_Pfla_20210202, whole genome shotgun sequence, one region contains:
- the LOC139147992 gene encoding zinc finger protein SNAI2-like yields the protein MCCHARNSLTTLHIDSVTVPDQSAEARHLLKAGYTYIHTNARQLLLFFFFLHGVEMPRSFLIKKHNNHHHHGHRKQSGLLRTVFKAYYDVTPPVIVKPEPVHISPHESTYWRWSENIPIAPIMPPSQENLDLKLHDMTPPPMPSVPIMVPGMTLENNHISPPPPHSPTAPVGSPAEKFGRKRLSNGEQPRYQCTECNKSYSTFSGLTKHKQFHCVTQTKKSFSCKYCEKEYLSLGALKMHIRTHTLPCKCKICGKAFSRPWLLQGHIRTHTGEKPFACTYCNRAFADRSNLRAHLQTHSDVKKYCCKNCSKTFSRMSLLTKHEEAGCCSNVL from the exons ATGTGTTGTCATGCAAGGAACAGCCTCACCACTCTACACATCGACTCCGTGACAGTTCCCGATCAAAGCGCCGAGGCCCGTCACCTACTGAAAGCGgggtacacatatatacatacaaacgcACGGCAattattattgtttttcttttttctccacGGCGTCGAGATGCCACGCTCGTTCTTGATCAAGAAGCAcaacaaccaccaccaccacggTCACCGCAAACAGAGTGGCTTACTACGCACAG TTTTCAAAGCCTACTATGATGTGACGCCGCCTGTTATTGTCAAGCCCGAACCGGTACACATCAGTCCGCATGAATCGACGTACTGGAGATGGTCGGAAAATATCCCCATTGCCCCGATAATGCCGCCGAGCCAGGAAAACCTGGACCTGAAACTGCACGACATGACGCCACCCCCGATGCCGAGCGTCCCAATCATGGTCCCCGGGATGACGTTAGAGAACAACCACATTTCGCCACCCCCGCCGCACTCGCCGACAGCTCCGGTCGGATCGCCGGCGGAGAAGTTCGGCAGGAAGCGACTGAGCAACGGAGAGCAGCCTCGCTACCAGTGCACGGAGTGCAACAAAAGTTACTCGACGTTCAGCGGCTTGACCAAACACAAGCAGTTCCACTGCGTCACCCAGACCAAGAAATCATTCAGTTGTAAATACTGCGAAAAGGAGTACCTTTCGCTAGGGGCACTTAAGATGCACATCCGTACACATACTCTACCGTGCAAATGTAAGATCTGCGGCAAGGCGTTCTCGCGCCCGTGGCTGTTACAGGGACATATCCGCACGCACACCGGGGAGAAACCCTTCGCCTGTACGTACTGCAACCGAGCGTTCGCCGATCGGTCGAATCTTCGAGCGCATCTTCAGACTCACTCGGACGTAAAGAAATACTGTTGCAAGAACTGCTCAAAGACATTCTCACGCATGTCATTGCTTACCAAACACGAGGAAGCGGGATGTTGCTCCAACGTCTTGTAA